In Brassica rapa cultivar Chiifu-401-42 unplaced genomic scaffold, CAAS_Brap_v3.01 Scaffold0230, whole genome shotgun sequence, the following are encoded in one genomic region:
- the LOC117129889 gene encoding vacuolar-processing enzyme delta-isozyme-like, translating to MSFLGHLQVLVFLYALLLFSAESRKTQLFDTESSADDGAEHENYGDKVDARDIPLLYLETKIQNAPVGSPQRQEAQKNLLEEINHRKQIDQNIIEILRLSLKKTDVLDLLTSTRTTGQPVVDDWDCYKTLVKSFKNQCGAKMEYDMKYAGALANICNMGVDVKKSVAAIEEACAH from the exons ATGTCTTTTCTTGGTCATTTACaagttcttgtttttctttatgcTCTGCTTCTTTTCTCAGCAGAATCTCGCAAAACCCAACTATTTGATACAGAATCTAGCGCTGATGATGGTGCTGAACACGAAAACTACGGGGATAAG GTAGATGCGCGAGATATCCCTCTGTTATATCTCGAGACGAAG ATTCAAAACGCTCCTGTGGGGTCACCTCAAAGACAAGAAGCTCAGAAGAATCTGCTTGAGGAAATAAATCACAGGAAACAAATCGATCAGAACATTATAGAGATTCTTAGACTTTCACTCAAAAAAACCGATGTCTTAGATCTCTTAACTTCCACAAGAACAACAGGACAACCTGTTGTAGATGATTGGGACTGCTACAAGACTCTG GTTAAAAGTTTCAAGAATCAATGTGGAGCAAAGATGGAATACGATATGAAGTATGCAGGAGCACTTGCCAATATCTGCAATATGGGAGTGGATGTGAAGAAAAGTGTTGCAGCTATTGAAGAAGCTTGTGCCCATTAA
- the LOC117129892 gene encoding pollen receptor-like kinase 4, which yields MNSEQSHNLMIAYKSPEYSLKGHITKKTDVWCLGVLILELITGRFPENYLSKGYDANMSLVTWVSDMVKEKKTSDVFDKEMIGKKNCKAEMLSLLKIGLSCCEEDEERRMEMRDAVEKIERLRESDIDLEASTNVFASRLIEDDDFGFAVNR from the coding sequence ATGAACTCAGAGCAATCTCATAACCTAATGATCGCTTATAAATCTCCAGAGTACAGCTTAAAGGGACATATAACCAAGAAGACCGACGTTTGGTGCCTCGGTGTCCTGATCTTGGAGCTTATAACCGGTAGGTTTCCTGAGAATTATCTAAGTAAAGGGTACGATGCTAACATGAGCCTTGTGACTTGGGTGAGTGACATggtgaaagagaagaaaacgAGTGACGTGTTTGACAAGGAAATGATTGGGAAGAAGAACTGTAAAGCAGAGATGCTGAGCCTGTTGAAAATAGGGTTGAGCTGTtgcgaagaagatgaagagaggAGGATGGAGATGAGAGATGCTGTGGAGAAGATAGAGAGGTTAAGAGAGTCGGATATTGACTTGGAAGCTTCTACCAATGTCTTTGCTTCTCGGTTGATAGAAGATGATGACTTTGGTTTTGCGGTGAATCGATGA
- the LOC117129891 gene encoding vacuolar-processing enzyme delta-isozyme-like produces MSYFLHPQTQTLIRKRLKEIFYINELYTTVFKNINRKRKKKQFFRSLITTMSFLGHLQVLVFLYALLLFSAESRKTQLFDTESSADDGAEHENYGDKVDARDIPLLYLETKIQNAPVGSPQRQEAQKNLLEEINHRKQIDQNIIEILRLSLKKTDVLDLLTSTRTTGQPVVDDWDCYKTLVKSFKNQCGAKMEYDMKYAGALANICNMGVDVKKSVAAIEEACAH; encoded by the exons ATGAGTTACTTTTTGCATCCACAGACTCAAACTTTAATACGCAAACGACTCAAagaaattttctatataaacgAGTTATATACTACGGTATTCAAGAACATCAAccgcaagagaaaaaaaaaacagttcttTAGAAGTCTTATTACGACAATGTCTTTTCTTGGTCATTTACaagttcttgtttttctttatgcTCTGCTTCTTTTCTCAGCAGAATCTCGCAAAACCCAACTATTTGATACAGAATCTAGCGCTGATGATGGTGCTGAACACGAAAACTACGGGGATAAG GTCGATGCGCGAGATATCCCTCTGTTATATCTCGAGACGAAG ATTCAAAACGCTCCTGTGGGGTCACCTCAAAGACAAGAAGCTCAGAAGAATCTGCTTGAGGAAATAAATCACAGGAAACAAATCGATCAGAACATTATAGAGATTCTTAGACTTTCACTCAAAAAAACCGATGTCTTAGATCTCTTAACTTCCACAAGAACAACAGGACAACCTGTTGTAGATGATTGGGACTGCTACAAGACTCTG GTTAAAAGTTTCAAGAATCAATGTGGAGCAAAGATGGAATACGATATGAAGTATGCAGGAGCACTTGCCAATATCTGCAATATGGGAGTGGATGTGAAGAAAAGTGTTGCAGCTATTGAAGAAGCTTGTGCCCATTAA
- the LOC103848303 gene encoding vacuolar-processing enzyme delta-isozyme-like: MSFLGHFQIFLFLYALLLLSAQSRKTEHDTESSDDGAEGQRWAVLVAGSKEYENYRHQADICHAYQILRKGGLKDENIIVFMFDDIALNPKNPKRGVIINRPGGEDVYQGVPKDYTGEAVNVENFLNVILGNKSGVTGGSGKVVKSGPNDNIFIYYADHGATGFISMPTGEALYAEDFIKVLERMHLLKRYKKMVIYIEACESGSMFEGLLKTNLNIYAVTASNAKDSSYGIYCGDTYPPSPPEYNGLCLGDEFSVSWLEDSELHDMRKETLKQQYQVVKRRTRSSHVCRFGSEELLKDYLVSYIGTNPENKNFSLASLTASQISNLSLVNTREIPLLYLQKKIQNAPVGSPERQEAQKNLLDEMNHRKQIDQNIIEILRVSLNQTNVLDLLTSTRTTGQSLVDDWDCFKTLVKSFKNQCGAKMEYGMKYAGALANICNMGVDVKQHVSAIEQACAH, from the exons ATGTCTTTTCTTGGccattttcaaatttttctttttctttatgctTTGCTTCTTCTCTCAGCACAATCTCGCAAAACCGAACATGATACAGAATCTAGTGACGATGGTGCAGAAGGACAACGATGGGCGGTTCTAGTGGCTGGTTCTAAAGAATATGAAAACTATAGGCATcag GCTGACATATGCCATGCGTATCAGATACTGCGTAAAGGAGGTCTAAAAGATGAAAACATAATAGTGTTTATGTTTGATGACATTGCCTTAAATCCTAAGAATCCCAAGCGTGGAGTAATCATTAACAGACCCGGGGGAGAGGATGTTTATCAAGGAGTTCCTAAG GACTACACGGGAGAAGCTGTGAATGTAGAGAACTTTTTAAATGTGATACTTGGAAACAAGAGTGGCGTCACAGGAGGAAGTGGAAAAGTTGTGAAAAGTGGTCCGAATGACAATATATTCATCTACTATGCTGACCATGGAGCTACAGGATTTATAT CGATGCCCACTGGTGAAGCACTCTATGCAGAAGATTTCATCAAAGTCTTGGAGAGGATGCACTTGCTAAAAAGATACAAGAAGATG GTGATATATATTGAAGCTTGTGAATCTGGAAGCATGTTTGAAGGGCTGTTAAAGACAAATCTCAATATATACGCAGTTACTGCTTCTAATGCAAAAGATAGCAGCTATGGCATCTACTGTGGTGATACATATCCTCCTTCTCCTCCTGAGTATAATGGTCTTTGTCTCGGCGACGAATTTAGTGTCTCTTGGCTTGAGGACAG CGAACTTCATGACATGAGAAAAGAGACTTTGAAGCAGCAATACCAAGTTGTAAAGAGAAGAACAAGATCTTCTCATGTCTGCCGTTTTGGATCAGAGGAGCTTCTTAAAGACTATCTCGTCTCTTACATTGGAACCAATCCTGAAAACAAAAACTTCAGTCTAGCTTCATTGACTGCCTCACAAATCTCTAACCTAAGCTTGGTCAATACACGTGAGATACCTCTGTTATATCTCCAGAAGAAG ATTCAAAACGCTCCTGTGGGGTCACCTGAAAGACAAGAAGCTCAGAAGAATCTGCTTGACGAAATGAATCATAGGAAACAAATCGATCAGAACATTATAGAGATTCTGAGAGTTTCACTTAACCAAACCAATGTCCTAGATCTCTTGACTTCCACAAGAACAACAGGACAATCTCTTGTAGATGATTGGGACTGTTTCAAGACTCTG GTTAAGAGTTTCAAGAATCAGTGTGGAGCAAAGATGGAATACGGTATGAAGTATGCAGGAGCACTTGCAAATATTTGCAATATGGGAGTCGATGTGAAGCAACATGTATCAGCTATTGAACAAGCTTGTGCCCATTAA